Proteins from a genomic interval of Phlebotomus papatasi isolate M1 chromosome 3, Ppap_2.1, whole genome shotgun sequence:
- the LOC129806977 gene encoding TBC1 domain family member 25, whose amino-acid sequence MSGVLGYSREAVRVRVKKYEMNLPPEWRKFSVDPQITSLEVLYSILAKAFDLKTDFTISYKAIDPNGQEIYLSVLSDWDLDAAFLRAHNYSISTSSEPCLNLRVDIKPFSEAPDWDSSSNSGLLNAPKENMLNQSLGAGQRYVQNVQNRLPGILMNQMERTFSMVQRAFNFIDEQTILQPPRNPLTDAEFRGMLDSVGQIVQPFNLRQVIYMGGIDPSLRRVVWKHILNVYPDGMTGRERMDYIKKKSSEYFKLREVWRVAVQKGNVAGELAYVTSMVRKDVLRTDRLHPFYAGSDDNQNIAALFNILTTFALNHPSVSYCQGMSDIASPLLVTMGGDEAQAYICFCAVMRRLCGNFMLDGVAMTQKFTHLTISLQHYDPEFYEYLKAQQADDLLFCYRWLLLEMKREFAFEDSLRMLEVLWSSLPSDPPEKELHLFEKEFEVTPEISTPSISSILRTPRENPYTKICALRRQNSAVSLQSHLSYPTSPAPLGTTKRLNHSLDETLACLSPDIINTKSHQSLDETKFKFPECPAKPEEITEEKPPETCPEIPEIERPSTPEDLPRRQPLTKGGSLNRHVVGKKASGGHFRELKERLAASKKGLLASFDSVQGNDQGQKLVKNFNEFLNFASMAKERQTTEETPPQPRSTNPFDESPDDSQEYFPMTTSMTRELRLELENLDRQLFGPDFQKKHFNSLLDCDTPGSGDSVNSGDRNKSPGIAYTKLEGNSIEVCDNLFNGHQKDQQTGSEEETPAKITSGTVDVFIWENPLHQLNSGTEDERQVVGVNLTTPDEQTDLEYDGEIVDEMNCGKSATPIRLLIRRNESKPSSRNSVVYGEESDSDKSDSWNESRRPEVHRNTLEVEQRVATMTNSCEEASEASNSTATPKIPGDLPAPAEFGGGNPFLIFLALSLLLQSRDFVIKSGMDYNEMAMHFDKMVRKHNVTRTLNHARRMYADYLRSQNTASGTVGKSGTTSSRKHSNRL is encoded by the exons ATGTCTGGTGTGCTGGGATATAGTCGGGAAGCTGTGAGGGTGCGTGTAAAG AAGTATGAGATGAATTTGCCACCTGAGTGGCGGAAGTTCTCAGTGGATCCACAGATAACCTCCCTGGAAGTGCTATATAGCATTCTGGCGAAAGCCTTTGACCTCAAAACGGATTTTACAATAAGCTACAAGGCAATCGATCCCAATGGTCAGGAAATTTATTTGTCCGTGCTGTCGGATTGGGATCTCGATGCGGCATTCCTCAGAGCACACAATTACTCCATATCCACATCATCGGAGCCCTGTCTCAATCTTCGGGTGGATATTAAGCCATTTTCAGAGGCACCCGATTGGGATTCTTCGAGCAATTCGGGTCTGTTGAATGCCCCAAAGGAGAATATGCTGAATCAGAGTTTGGGAGCTGGACAGAGGTATGTGCAGAATGTACAGAATCGCCTTCCGGGGATTTTGATGAATCAGATGGAAAGGACATTTTCCATGGTGCAGAGAGCATTTAATTTTATCGATGAACAGACAATTTTGCAGCCACCGAGAAATCCACTGACTGATGCTGAATTCCGGGGAATGCTGGATTCTGTGGGACAAATTGTGCAGCCTTTCAATCTCAGGCAAGTAATTTATATGGGTGGAATTGATCCGAGTCTCAGGCGTGTGGTTTGGAAGCATATTTTAAATGTCTATCCGGATGGGATGACAGGGCGCGAGAGAAtggactatattaagaaaaagtccagtgaatattttaaattgaggGAAGTTTGGAGGGTAGCTGTGCAGAAGGGTAATGTGGCTGGGGAATTGGCCTATGTGACGAGTATGGTGAGGAAGGATGTCTTGAGAACAGATAGACTTCATCCTTTCTATGCTGGGAGCGATGATAATCAAAATATAGCTGCTTTGTTCAATATTCTCACAACTTTTGCCCTCAATCATCCATCTGTGAGCTACTGTCAGGGTATGTCGGATATTGCATCGCCCCTCCTGGTCACAATGGGTGGGGATGAGGCTCAGGCATATATTTGCTTCTGTGCTGTTATGCGACGTCTCTGTGGCAATTTTATGCTCGATGGCGTAGCCATGACACAGAAATTCACCCATTTGACCATCTCACTTCAACACTATGATCCCGAATTCTATGAATATCTCAAGGCACAGCAGGCAGATGATCTTCTCTTCTGCTATCGTTGGCTGTTGCTGGAGATGAAGAGAGAATTTGCCTTTGAGGATTCCCTGAGAATGCTGGAAGTCCTATGGAGTTCCCTTCCCTCGGATCCGCCCGAAAAGGAACTACATCTATTTGAAAAGGAATTTGAAGTGACACCTGAAATTTCCACTCCCAGCATCAGTTCAATCTTGCGAACTCCCCGGGAGAATCCCTATACAAAAATCTGTGCTCTCCGACGGCAAAATTCAGCAGTTTCACTGCAGAGTCACTTGAGTTATCCCACCAGCCCAGCTCCCCTGGGTACCACCAAGAGACTCAATCACAGCCTCGATGAAACACTGGCTTGCCTGAGTCCGGACATCATCAATACCAAAAGTCATCAGAGTCTCGATGagacaaaattcaaatttcccgAATGTCCGGCAAAGCCTGAAGAGATCACTGAAGAGAAACCGCCAGAGACATGTCCAGAGATCCCAGAGATCGAAAGACCATCTACTCCTGAGGACCTTCCCAGGAGGCAACCTCTGACCAAAGGTGGTTCTCTCAATCGTCATGTCGTAGGCAAAAAAGCCTCAGGAGGGCATTTTAGGGAGCTCAAAGAACGTCTGGCGGCAAGCAAAAAGGGCCTTCTGGCATCCTTCGATAGTGTCCAGGGCAATGATCAGGGTCAGAAGTTGGTGAAGAACTTCAATGAATTCCTCAATTTTGCCTCAATGGCCAAGGAGAGGCAGACTACCGAAGAGACTCCCCCTCAGCCTCGATCGACCAATCCCTTCGATGAGAGTCCTGACGATTCCCAGGAATACTTCCCAATGACCACATCCATGACGCGAGAATTGAGGCTGGAACTGGAGAATCTCGATAGGCAACTCTTTGGTCCGGACTTCCAGAAGAAGCACTTCAATTCCCTTCTGGATTGCGATACACCCGGAAGTGGGGATTCAGTTAACAGTGGCGACAGGAATAAATCACCAGGAATTGCCTACACGAAGCTCGAAGGAAATTCCATTGAGGTGTGCGACAATCTCTTCAATGGCCATCAAAAAGACCAACAGACAGGATCAGAAGAGGAAACTCCAGCAAAAATCACCAGTGGAACTGTAGATGTTTTCATCTGGGAGAATCCTCTGCATCAACTAAATTCAGGAACTGAAGATGAACGACAAGTAGTCGGTGTCAATCTTACGACACCGGATGAACAGACTGATCTGGAGTATGATGGAGAGATTGTGGATGAGATGAATTGTGGCAAATCAGCAACGCCCATACGGCTCCTTATCCGGAGGAATGAATCAAAACCCAGTAGTCGAAATTCCGTGGTATATGGAGAAGAATCAGACTCGGACAAATCTGACAGTTGGAATGAGTCAAGAAGGCCTGAAGTCCACAGAAATACCCTTGAAGTTGAACAGAGGGTGGCCACAATGACAAATTCCTGCGAAGAAGCCTCTGAAGCTAGCAATTCAACAGCAACTCCCAAAATTCCTGGAGATCTTCCAGCACCGGCTGAATTTGGTGGTGGAAATCCCTTTCTCATCTTCCTAGCCCTCTCGCTATTGCTGCAGAGTCGGGATTTTGTGATAAAGAGCGGAATGGACTACAATGAGATGGCCATGCATTTTGACAAAATGGTCCGGAAACACAATGTCACGAGGACACTCAATCATGCTCGCCGGATGTATGCGGACTACCTGAGATCACAGAATACAGCTTCGGGTACAGTTGGCAAATCCGGAACTACAAGTAGTCGCAAACATTCCAACAGGCTCTAG